In the genome of bacterium, the window TTTTGAAGTAGTTCTTCTTCTGGTTCCATCTCTATTATATTTATCGGCATAAAATGAGAAAAAGTTAACTGTCAAAGAGCAATTTTTGAGAAACGAACTTCAAGGTTGCGAAAAATAAGAAATTTTACCTTTTATTTTCCCATTGTAACCTGTATCATTATAAGCATAATCCTTACCATTATTTTCTTTATCATAAAAAAATGGTAACTATTCAGGTCTAAAGGTATAATAAATATTGTCAAAAAAAGCTTTTTTTGATATACTTTGCTGATTAAAGGCTAAATTTACGATGATAAAGATTATCCTTTCTGATATAACTGAGCAAGATTGTGATGCAATTGTCAATGCGGCAAATTCTAGTTTAATGGGTGGAGGTGGGGTTGATGGAGCAATCCATAGAAAGGGTGGAGAAAAAATCCTTGAGGAATGCAAGGAGATTATAAAAAAGATAGGGTATCTTGAAACAGGAAGGGCTGTCATTACAAGGGGTGGAAACCTTAAGGCAAAATTTGTTATCCATACCGTAGGTCCAATCTGGAGGGGTGGAAAAAATAGGGAGGAAAGCCTTTTAAAGAGCTGTTATCAAGAGAGCCTAAAGCTTGCTTTGGAAAATAATTTAAAAACAATTGCATTCCCATCCATATCTACAGGTGCTTATGGCTATCCAAAGGAATTGGCTGCACCTGTTGCGCTGAGAGCGGTTTCTGATTTTTTAAAGGAAGAAAAAGGAATACAAGAGGTAAGGTTTGTCTTGTTTGATAAAGAAACATTTTCTGTTTATAAGGAGGCATTAGATGATCTCAGCGGTTGATTTAAGGGCGGGGAAGAATATTGAATTTAACAATTCAATATGCACGGTGGTTGATTTTGCCCATATAAAACCAGGAAAAGGACCTGCATTTGTCAGGGTAAAGCTCAAATCCTGGAATACAGATGCTACAACAGAATACACATTTAGACCTGAACAAAAATTTACCCATGTTGAGGTTTATGAAAAGCAAAAGCAATATCTCTATAGAAATGGCGATGAATATTGTTTTATGGATACAGAGACATATGAACAGGTAAGTATAGGAAAGGACATTCTAAAGGATAATGCAAAGTATCTTACAGAAAATATGAATGTAGACTTTCTTGAGTATGACGGAAGGGTGGTCGGAGTAAAGCTTCCTCTAGTGGTTGAGCAGAAAATAAAAGAGACAGAGCCAGGATTTAAGGGAGATACAGCAACGGGTGGGACAAAGCCAGCCATTACAGAGACAGGTTTAAACATCTCTGTTCCATTGTTTATTGAGATAGGCGATGTTGTAAAGATTGACACAAGAACGGGAAGTTATATTGAAAGAGTGAAGAAATGAAAGAGGAAAGAATAAGGGAATTGAATACCCTGATGAACAAGATGGGTATCCTCGAATTGGAGGTAAAGGATGGTGATTTTGAGTGTAAGATAAAAAAGCGATCCCTATCGCCCCTGCCAGTAATGCAAGAGGAGGAAAAAAACCTTCCCATTGTTATAAAATCACCCACGGTTGGCATTTTTTATCCCAAAGTAGAGGAAAACAATATTGTTTCATCC includes:
- a CDS encoding biotin/lipoyl-containing protein, giving the protein MKEERIRELNTLMNKMGILELEVKDGDFECKIKKRSLSPLPVMQEEEKNLPIVIKSPTVGIFYPKVEENNIVSSSQAIGTIMVVGHPHEVVSPQDGKVIQVLVKEGFPVEYGQPLVLIS
- a CDS encoding O-acetyl-ADP-ribose deacetylase, giving the protein MIKIILSDITEQDCDAIVNAANSSLMGGGGVDGAIHRKGGEKILEECKEIIKKIGYLETGRAVITRGGNLKAKFVIHTVGPIWRGGKNREESLLKSCYQESLKLALENNLKTIAFPSISTGAYGYPKELAAPVALRAVSDFLKEEKGIQEVRFVLFDKETFSVYKEALDDLSG
- a CDS encoding DUF2905 family protein, which codes for MRKIRNFTFYFPIVTCIIISIILTIIFFIIKKW
- the efp gene encoding elongation factor P, giving the protein MISAVDLRAGKNIEFNNSICTVVDFAHIKPGKGPAFVRVKLKSWNTDATTEYTFRPEQKFTHVEVYEKQKQYLYRNGDEYCFMDTETYEQVSIGKDILKDNAKYLTENMNVDFLEYDGRVVGVKLPLVVEQKIKETEPGFKGDTATGGTKPAITETGLNISVPLFIEIGDVVKIDTRTGSYIERVKK